DNA sequence from the Desulfovibrio litoralis DSM 11393 genome:
TACGCTATGAAACGCCGCCTTTAAAACAAGAAGCAAAACTACCGGAATATCTGGCTTCGCTCTTTACAGCCGACACAGATTTCAACACAGATTACGGACAAACAGCGGCAACAGAGCGAACAGCTCCGCTTAAAATACTGCATGTTGAAGACAACCTTAACAACAGACAAATATTCTCTCTTTACTTGCGTTCTACCAATCATATGTTAGTAGAAGCACATAACGGGGCGGAAGCCATAGAAGCCTTTAAACATCATACTTTTGATGTAATTTTTATGGATATTGAAATGCCAATAATGGACGGTTATCAAGCAACACGCATTCTAAGAGCAATGGAACAAGAACAAGGGTTACCGCAAACTCCGATTTTGGCGATTACGGCTCATGTTCTGCCGGAGGCAAGAGAACGCATGTTTATGGCGGGTTGTAACGATTTTATTCCAAAACCTTACCATAAAGCAGAAATCTTAAAAATGATTGACAAATATAGTAGTTATAAACAACAATAAACAACACCTCGATTTTATTCAGGGTTTCTCTCATCTTTTACAAGAAATAAAACATATGCCACAAAATACTTATCTTGGAACAAACCTTCCGGAAAAAATATTTGCAATTAACTATAACAAATATAACTATACCGGTAGCCAAAGCCCTTCAACCGGTCTTTTCCCTACCAACGAAGAGTGTTTTTCACTTTGGAAAAAATATGAAATGCCTCAGCATATTCAAGAGCACAGCACAAGTGTTGCCAAAGTAGCCGACACAATCGCCACAATAATTAAAGAACAAAATATTAAGATCAACCTTGACGAAATACACGCCGCCGCCTTATTACACGATCTGGCAAAACATTATTGTATTCAGTTCGGCGGAAGCCATGCTCAACTCGGAGCGTCTTGGGTCATTAAAGAAACAAGAAACCATCGTATCGGTCAGGCGGTTTTACATCATGTTTATTGGCCTTTTACCCCAAACATTTTTGAAGATGCTTGGCTTATGCCCTTAATTATTGTTTATGCCGATAAAAGAGTAAAACATCACCAAATCGTCAGTCTTGAAGAACGTTATGACGATTTAATCAACAGATACGGAAAAACCAAAGAAATTATCGAACGCATAAAATTATCACAAAAACAAGGTACTGATTTAGAAAAAGCCTTGAGCGAACGTTTTGGAGTAAACCTCAATGAATATTCTTTTAATAGCGGGCGGTTGGTCTAGCGAACGTGATGTTTCTTTATCGGGAGCTGTGGGAATAAAATCAGCCTTACAGCGTCTTGGACATCAAGTAACCTTTTTTGACCCAAAAATTTCACTAAACGGTTTAACAAAAGCCGTTAAAAATCAAGATTTTGCCTTTATCAACCTACATGGTTGTCCGGGAGAAGACGGGCTTATCCAAGCCATGCTCGAAGCATTAAAATGTCCTTATCAAGGCAGTAATCCGGCCGGTTCTTTTTTGGCT
Encoded proteins:
- a CDS encoding HD domain-containing protein; its protein translation is MPQNTYLGTNLPEKIFAINYNKYNYTGSQSPSTGLFPTNEECFSLWKKYEMPQHIQEHSTSVAKVADTIATIIKEQNIKINLDEIHAAALLHDLAKHYCIQFGGSHAQLGASWVIKETRNHRIGQAVLHHVYWPFTPNIFEDAWLMPLIIVYADKRVKHHQIVSLEERYDDLINRYGKTKEIIERIKLSQKQGTDLEKALSERFGVNLNEYSFNSGRLV